A window of Nocardioidaceae bacterium genomic DNA:
CTGCGTGCCCCACGTTGACCAAGGGGGAGTACCGCTACGACTTCGGCGACACCGCCGGCATGACGCCGCTGATGAAGATGCACACGCTCGGCCACGACTTCGTGCCGGAGCCGATCCACGCGGGCGGGCTGCGCTATCACGGCATGGCGCCGCTGGTGTCGCACCTCTACGAGCTCGGCATGCTCGAGGCGATCAACATCCCGCAGCGCGAGTGCTTCGCCGCGGCCCTGCAGTTCGCGCGGACGGAGGGCATCGTGCCGGCGCCCGAGCCCACCCACGCCGTGGCCGCCGCGATCCGCGAGGCGCTGGCGGCGAAGGAGGCCGGGGAGGAGCGCGTCATCCTCACGGCGCTGTGCGGTCACGGGCACCTCGACATGGGGGCGTACGCGCACTACCTCTCCGGCGAGATGGTCGACCACGAGCTCGGCGACGAGGAGATCGCCGCGGCGATGCGGTCGGTGCCGGTCCTCTCCTGAGGGTCGCCTGAAAGGACTCCTCGGGACCTGGTGCGGGACACCGCCACCGGCGTACGGTGACCGCGATCACACGTGGTCGTCGACTGCGTGGTCCACACCCGAGGGGGCGCGATGGCAGCCGCGGACAGCGACCTGGCAGGGCGGCGACGCGAGGTCTCGCGTGCGTGGAGCACCTTCGTCGAGCAGGGCGGCTCGCCGCGTCACGTCAGACCCGAGATCCTGCACAGCTGGCAGCTCTCCCTGGTCCCCGACCACGAGGGCGCCGGTGACCCGGCCCTGCGCTCGCAGGCGCCGATGGCGGACGAGGCCGAGGTCCTGGCCGCCTGGCAGGGGTCGCCCCTGCAGGTGGCGGTCTCGCGGGTCGAGGACGAGCTGCGGCGCACGGCGGACGACGGCGACCTCGTGGTCGCCGTGACCGACCCGGGCACCCGCATCCTGTGGACCTACGGCGGACGCCTGATGCGGCGGGCGGCGGAGTCGGTGAACTTCGTCGCGGGAGCGCGGTGGGACGAGGCCTCCATCGGGACCAACGCCCTGGCACTGGCCAACCGCACCGGACGGGCCGCCTCGGTCTTCAGCGCCGAGCACCTCGCCCCCGCGGTGCACAACTGGGTGTGCTGGGCGGCGCCGGTCGTCGACCCGGTCAGCGGCGCGCAGCTAGGTGTCGTCGACCTGTCGACGACGTGGGAGCGTACGCACCCCGTGGGGCTCGCCACCGCCCGTCTGCTCGCCCGGATGGTCGAGCAGGCGCTACCCCGCACCGACGAGCCGCACCCCACGGGGGCGGTCCCGGCCGCGGCTGCACCGGTGGCGACGACGGGGCTGGACGTACGCCTGCTCGGTGGGGCCACGGTGCACCTCGACGGCCGTGAGCTGTCCCTGACCCGCCGTCAGACCGAGATCCTCGCCCTGCTGGCCACGCACCCCGAGGGGCTGGGCCTGGACCGGCTCCACGCCCTGCTCTACGGCGACAAGCCCGTGAGCTTCTCGACGCTCAAGGCGGAGGTCAGCCACCTCCGGGGCGCCCTGGGCGGCGCGGTCGCCTCGCGGCCCTACCGCCTCTCGGTGCCGGTGCAGGTCGACACGGGCAGGGTGCTGGCCCGCGTGGCCGAGGGCGATGTCGACGGGGCGGTGGCCGCGTACGCCGGCGAGCTCCTGCCGGGCACCGACAGCCCGGCGCTGACCGAGCTGGGGGAGTACGTCGCCGTCGCCGTGCGCGAGGCCCTGCTGCGCGACCCGCGGCCCGCGACGGTGCTGCGCTACTCCGAGCGCGTCCCGTACGACACCGAGGTGCTCGAGCGCGCCCTCGCCGCCCACCCCGACCACGTCGCCGCGCCGCTGCTGGCGGCCCGACTGGCAGCCGCGCGGGCCTGACCCGCCGCCGAGGCGTCGATTCCCGCGAGAGGTCACTTCCCGCGAGACGTCAATTCCCGCGAGACGTCGATTCGCGCGACGTACGTCGGGACCGGACGCAGATCGCGGGCTCGCGAAAAGTGACCCCTCGCGGGAAGTGACCCTTCGCCAAAAGTGACCCCTCGCGGGAAGTGACCTCTCGCCAACCTTCGGCCAACCGTGACGCACCTAACGTCAGGCCCACGTGTTGTACCGATCGTGAGCGTCCCAGGAGGCATCTGCCCATGACCCGCATCAACGTCCGCGTCGACGGCGCGAACTACACCGACGAGGTCGAGCCCCGCACCTCGCTGGTCCACTACCTGCGCGAGCAGTGCGGCAAGACCGGCACGGTCGTCGGCTGCGACACCTCCAACTGCGGTGCCTGCACCGTCCACCTCGACGGCCGCAGCGTGAAGAGCTGCAACGTGCTGGCCGTGCAGGCCGATGGCCGCGAGGTCACCACCATCGAGGGCCTCGCCGAGAACGGCGAGCTGCACCCGGTGCAGCAGGCCTTCCACGAGTGCCACGCCCTGCAGTGCGGCTACTGCACCCCGGGGATGATCATGCAGAGCGTCGACCTGCTGAACGAGAACCCGGACCCCTCCGAGCACGAGATCCGGCACGGGCTCGAGGGCAACCTCTGCCGCTGCACGGGCTACCAGAACATCGTCAAGGCCGTGCAGCAGGCGGCCGGCCAGAGCGCGAAGGCGGGTGCCTGATGACCACCGAGACCCCCGAGGCCGTCACCGGTCACGACGTCGCGCCGGCCACCGAGCCGGACGCGGCCCGCGAGATCGGCCAGGCGCGCCGCCGCAAGGAGGACCGCCGCCTGATCACCGGGCGTACGCGCTGGACCGACAACATCGTGCTGCCCGGCATGCTGCACATGGCGATGGTGCGCAGCCCCTTCGCCCACGCGAAGATCACCGCGATCGACACCAGCGCCGCGAAGGACGCAGCCAACGTCGTCGCCGTCTACACCGGCGCCGACCTCGGCGCCGAGCAGGGCTCACTGCCCAACGCCTGGCCGATCACCCCCGACCAGGTGACGCCGCCCCACCCGCCGGTGGCCATCGACAGGGCGACCTTCGCCGGGGAGATCGTCGCCGTCGTCGTCGCCCGCTCCGCCCGCGAGGCGCGCGACGCCGCCGACCTGGTCGACGTCGACTACGAGGAGCTCCCCGCGGCGCTCGACCTCAAGGAGGCGGCGGACGACAAGGTGCTGGCGCACCCCGACCTCGGCACCAACAAGTCGGCGTACTGGGTCTTCGACTCCGGCGACGCCGGCACCGGTGAGCCGATCGACGACGTCATCTCCGCCGCCCGCGACGGCGGCATCGTGCTGGAGCGGGAGTACCGCCAGCAGCGCCTCATCCCCGCCTTCATGGAGCCGCGGTCGGTGGTGGTCGACCCGACCGGGGAGCAGGTCACCTGCTGGTCGGCGACCCAGATCCCGCACATCCTGAAGTTCCTCTTCGCGGCCGTGCTCGGCATGCCCGAGAACAAGATCCGGGTCATCGCCCCCGACGTCGGCGGCGGCTTCGGCGGCAAGCTGCAGACCACGCCGGAGGAGTTCGCGACGATGGTCATCGCGAACCGCCTCGGCAAGCCCGTGAAGTACACCGAGACCCGCTCGGAGTCCCTCCTCGCCGGCCACCACGGCCGGGACCAGTGGCAGAAGCTGACGCTCGCCGCGGAGAAGGACGGCACGGTCACCGGGCTCAAGGTCGAGCTCCTCGCCGACCTGGGCAGCCACGTCTCGCTGATCGGCGGCGGCGTGCCCGTGCTGGGCGCCTTCATGTTCAACTCGATCTACAAGTTCAAGGCCTACCACTTCGCCTGCCAGACGGTGCTGACGAACAAGACGTGGACCGACGCCTACCGCGGCGCGGGCAGGCCCGAGGCCACGTTCGGCATCGAGCGGATCATGGACGACCTCGCCGCCGAGCTCGAGATGGACCCGCTGGAGCTGAGGGCGAAGAACTGGATCGGCACCGAGGAGTTTCCCTTCACCACGGTGGCCGGTCTGGAGTACGACTCCGCGAACTATCCCGCCGCCACCGAGAAGGCGAAGGAGATGTTCGGCTACGACGCCCTGCGCCGCGAGCAGAAGGAGCGTCGCGACCGCGGCGAGACCGTCCAGCTGGGCATCGGCGTCTCGACGTTCACCGAGATGTGCGGTCTGGCGCCGAGCCGGGTGCTCGGGTCGCTGGACTACGGTGCCGGCGGCTGGGAGCACGCGAGCGTACGCATGCTGCCGACCGGCAAGGTCGAGGTGCTCACCGGCGCCTCGGCGCACGGCCAGGGCCACGAGACGGCCTTCAGCCAGATCGTCGCCGACAGGCTCGGGGTGGCCTTCGAGGACGTCGAGGTGCTGCACGGCGACACCCAGGTCGCGCACAAGGGCCTCGACACGTACGGCTCGCGTTCGCTGGTGGTCGGCGGTGAGGCGCTCGTACGCGCCACGGACAAGGTCATCGAGAAGGCTCGCCCGATCGCGGCGCACCTGCTCGAGGCCTCCGCCGACGACCTCGAGTTCACCGGCGGCCGGATGCAGGTCAAGGGCACCGACCAGGGCCTGAGCATGGCCGAGATCGCCCTCGCGACCTTCGCCGCGCACAACTTGCCCGACGGGGTCGAGCCGTCGCTCGACAGCGATGCCACCTACGACCCGGTGAACTTCAACTACCCGCACGGCACGCACCTGTGCGCCGTCGAGATCGACACCGAGACCGGTCAGGTCACGATGCGCAAG
This region includes:
- a CDS encoding transcriptional regulator, producing MAAADSDLAGRRREVSRAWSTFVEQGGSPRHVRPEILHSWQLSLVPDHEGAGDPALRSQAPMADEAEVLAAWQGSPLQVAVSRVEDELRRTADDGDLVVAVTDPGTRILWTYGGRLMRRAAESVNFVAGARWDEASIGTNALALANRTGRAASVFSAEHLAPAVHNWVCWAAPVVDPVSGAQLGVVDLSTTWERTHPVGLATARLLARMVEQALPRTDEPHPTGAVPAAAAPVATTGLDVRLLGGATVHLDGRELSLTRRQTEILALLATHPEGLGLDRLHALLYGDKPVSFSTLKAEVSHLRGALGGAVASRPYRLSVPVQVDTGRVLARVAEGDVDGAVAAYAGELLPGTDSPALTELGEYVAVAVREALLRDPRPATVLRYSERVPYDTEVLERALAAHPDHVAAPLLAARLAAARA
- a CDS encoding (2Fe-2S)-binding protein, whose product is MTRINVRVDGANYTDEVEPRTSLVHYLREQCGKTGTVVGCDTSNCGACTVHLDGRSVKSCNVLAVQADGREVTTIEGLAENGELHPVQQAFHECHALQCGYCTPGMIMQSVDLLNENPDPSEHEIRHGLEGNLCRCTGYQNIVKAVQQAAGQSAKAGA
- a CDS encoding xanthine dehydrogenase family protein molybdopterin-binding subunit, producing the protein MTTETPEAVTGHDVAPATEPDAAREIGQARRRKEDRRLITGRTRWTDNIVLPGMLHMAMVRSPFAHAKITAIDTSAAKDAANVVAVYTGADLGAEQGSLPNAWPITPDQVTPPHPPVAIDRATFAGEIVAVVVARSAREARDAADLVDVDYEELPAALDLKEAADDKVLAHPDLGTNKSAYWVFDSGDAGTGEPIDDVISAARDGGIVLEREYRQQRLIPAFMEPRSVVVDPTGEQVTCWSATQIPHILKFLFAAVLGMPENKIRVIAPDVGGGFGGKLQTTPEEFATMVIANRLGKPVKYTETRSESLLAGHHGRDQWQKLTLAAEKDGTVTGLKVELLADLGSHVSLIGGGVPVLGAFMFNSIYKFKAYHFACQTVLTNKTWTDAYRGAGRPEATFGIERIMDDLAAELEMDPLELRAKNWIGTEEFPFTTVAGLEYDSANYPAATEKAKEMFGYDALRREQKERRDRGETVQLGIGVSTFTEMCGLAPSRVLGSLDYGAGGWEHASVRMLPTGKVEVLTGASAHGQGHETAFSQIVADRLGVAFEDVEVLHGDTQVAHKGLDTYGSRSLVVGGEALVRATDKVIEKARPIAAHLLEASADDLEFTGGRMQVKGTDQGLSMAEIALATFAAHNLPDGVEPSLDSDATYDPVNFNYPHGTHLCAVEIDTETGQVTMRKYACVDDIGNVINPLIVEGQVHGGLVQGIAQALFEEAVFDESGTLVSGSFVDYLVPTAADLISFDTAHHQTPSLTNTLGTKGVGEAGTIASTPAVVNAVLDALRPFGAKDILMPCTPERVWKAVQAGQAGAHDTTEGAAGAHFDPAADANQAPQGGSL